In Nostoc sp. GT001, a genomic segment contains:
- a CDS encoding GNAT family N-acetyltransferase — protein sequence MPDTQQIMKLFYDTIHEVNIHNYTEEQVAAWAPANMDIEVWIKSLGSKFTYVAEEQDKIIGFGELKANGHIDRFYCHKDFQRKGVGKKILEQIELKAHSLGVEKLFTEASITAKPFFESQGFIVIKKQEVERRGQKLINFVMEKHFNNY from the coding sequence ATGCCTGATACCCAACAAATTATGAAATTGTTCTACGACACTATTCATGAGGTGAATATTCATAATTATACAGAAGAACAAGTAGCTGCTTGGGCACCAGCAAACATGGATATTGAAGTTTGGATTAAAAGTTTAGGAAGTAAGTTTACTTATGTAGCAGAAGAACAAGACAAAATTATTGGTTTTGGAGAATTAAAGGCTAATGGTCATATTGACCGTTTCTATTGCCATAAAGATTTTCAAAGGAAAGGTGTTGGTAAGAAAATATTAGAACAGATTGAATTAAAAGCACATTCTTTAGGAGTGGAAAAGTTATTTACCGAAGCCAGTATTACAGCTAAACCTTTTTTTGAGAGTCAGGGATTTATTGTTATCAAAAAGCAAGAGGTAGAGCGTAGAGGGCAAAAGCTGATAAATTTTGTCATGGAAAAACACTTCAACAATTACTAA
- a CDS encoding NADH-quinone oxidoreductase subunit M, with translation MLSVLILVPLIGAALIGFSPSGISGKFARVVALVFAIIAFLWTIVLVSQFHPGEITQQFAESLPWVDALGLNYNLGIDGLSLPLLVLNGLLTAIAIYSSDESLQRPKFYYSLVLLLSAGVTGAFLAQDLLLFFLFYELELIPLYLLIAIWGGAKRGYAATKFLIYTAVSGILLLASFLGMVWLSGSSNFALATLNATTLPLGTQLLLLAGILIGFGIKIPLVPFHTWLPDAHVEASTPISVLLAGVLLKLGTYGLLRFGMNLLPEAWAYVAPWLATWAVVSVLYGSSCAIAQTDMKKMVAYSSIGHMGYVLLAAAAATPLSVLGAVMQMISHGLISAMLFLLVGVVYKKAGSRDLAIIQGLLNPERGMPVIGSLMIVGVMASAGIPGMLGFISEFVVYRGSFPVFPVQTLLCMLGTGLTAVYFLILVNRAFFGRLSAQVTNLPRVYWSDRIPGVILAVLIVIFGIQPSWLVRWTEPTITAMINTQNVVVAVSLDKAMENGK, from the coding sequence ATGCTTAGTGTTTTAATTCTAGTGCCGTTAATCGGCGCAGCTTTAATTGGTTTCTCCCCCTCTGGCATCAGTGGTAAATTTGCCCGTGTAGTGGCTTTGGTTTTTGCCATTATCGCTTTCTTGTGGACAATCGTATTAGTAAGTCAGTTTCATCCAGGGGAAATAACTCAACAGTTTGCTGAGTCTCTCCCTTGGGTAGATGCTTTAGGGCTGAACTATAACCTTGGGATAGATGGTTTATCTTTGCCATTGCTGGTTTTAAATGGATTGTTAACTGCCATTGCCATCTACAGCAGCGATGAATCGCTACAGCGCCCTAAATTTTATTACTCTTTGGTACTATTATTAAGCGCTGGGGTGACAGGAGCCTTTCTAGCACAGGATTTACTGTTATTTTTCCTGTTTTACGAATTGGAACTGATTCCGCTGTATTTGTTGATAGCCATTTGGGGTGGCGCCAAACGCGGTTATGCTGCGACTAAATTTCTTATTTATACAGCCGTTTCGGGAATCCTGCTTTTAGCAAGTTTCCTCGGTATGGTTTGGCTGAGTGGTTCCTCTAACTTTGCACTAGCAACCTTGAACGCGACAACTTTACCTCTAGGAACACAGCTTTTATTGCTAGCGGGAATTTTGATCGGTTTTGGAATTAAAATTCCCTTGGTTCCGTTCCATACTTGGTTGCCAGATGCTCACGTTGAAGCTTCTACACCGATTTCCGTGCTATTGGCTGGGGTGCTGTTGAAGTTGGGAACTTACGGCTTACTGCGCTTTGGCATGAACTTGTTACCAGAAGCTTGGGCTTATGTGGCTCCTTGGTTGGCGACTTGGGCAGTAGTGAGTGTACTGTATGGTTCCTCTTGTGCGATCGCCCAAACCGATATGAAAAAAATGGTAGCATACAGCTCCATTGGACACATGGGTTACGTGCTTTTAGCGGCGGCGGCGGCTACACCTTTAAGTGTATTGGGTGCTGTGATGCAAATGATTAGCCACGGCTTGATTTCCGCCATGCTGTTTTTGCTGGTAGGAGTTGTGTATAAAAAAGCCGGAAGCCGTGATTTAGCAATCATTCAAGGATTACTGAACCCAGAACGGGGTATGCCAGTAATTGGTAGCTTGATGATTGTCGGAGTCATGGCCAGCGCTGGTATACCGGGAATGCTAGGGTTTATTTCCGAATTCGTAGTTTATCGGGGAAGTTTTCCAGTTTTTCCAGTGCAAACCCTGTTATGTATGCTTGGTACTGGTTTGACAGCAGTTTACTTCTTAATTCTCGTCAACCGCGCCTTTTTTGGACGCCTGTCTGCACAAGTTACTAACTTACCACGTGTGTATTGGAGCGATCGCATCCCAGGTGTAATTTTAGCTGTACTGATTGTGATTTTTGGCATTCAACCTAGTTGGTTAGTGCGTTGGACTGAACCAACAATTACAGCAATGATAAATACCCAAAACGTAGTAGTAGCAGTGTCCTTAGATAAAGCAATGGAGAATGGGAAGTAG
- a CDS encoding CO2 hydration protein, giving the protein MVTIKKKATHNPLAEYIERLQKGDALVPDSPENVLEVVGILKSYGVVLDAYSKNLNYIAEHQFLVFFPFFKYFNGEVSFQKLLRHWWHDRINFEYAEYCMKGMMWHGGGGLDTYLDTSEFQERAQAVIAAKFKNNPLILGINQLFPDFLTEQLRVSAYYTGLGQFWRVMADMFLDLSDRYDRGEIKSIPQVVDHIKSGLVANASNPITYAVKIRGKVYEIIPKSVGLTFLADTAIPYVEAVFFRGTPFHGTVSYNAQAYQISPDQSRFQYGALYADPLPIGGAGIPPTLLMQDMRHYLPEYLHEIYRRSLRGEDDLRVQICMSFQKSMFCVTTATILGLMPHPLDTKDPNEQKGNRVYLEKWMSRLQTSRLLDVNK; this is encoded by the coding sequence ATGGTAACTATTAAAAAGAAAGCTACTCACAATCCCTTAGCTGAGTATATTGAACGCCTACAAAAAGGAGATGCATTAGTCCCCGATAGTCCAGAGAATGTCCTGGAAGTTGTTGGTATTCTTAAAAGCTATGGGGTAGTTTTAGATGCTTACTCAAAAAATCTTAACTATATTGCCGAACATCAGTTTTTAGTATTTTTCCCATTTTTTAAATACTTTAATGGAGAGGTTTCTTTTCAGAAGTTACTCCGTCACTGGTGGCATGACCGAATTAATTTTGAATATGCCGAATATTGCATGAAAGGCATGATGTGGCATGGTGGCGGCGGATTAGATACGTATTTAGATACATCAGAATTTCAAGAAAGAGCGCAAGCCGTTATTGCCGCAAAATTTAAAAATAATCCCTTGATTCTGGGTATTAACCAACTGTTTCCAGATTTCTTAACAGAACAGTTGCGCGTCTCTGCTTACTACACTGGTTTAGGTCAATTCTGGCGAGTCATGGCTGATATGTTTCTCGACTTATCAGACCGCTACGACCGAGGCGAAATCAAATCGATTCCCCAAGTTGTAGACCACATTAAATCAGGGTTAGTAGCAAATGCATCAAACCCAATTACCTATGCTGTCAAAATTCGAGGTAAGGTCTATGAAATCATTCCCAAAAGTGTTGGTTTGACCTTCTTAGCAGATACAGCAATACCTTATGTAGAAGCAGTATTCTTCCGGGGAACTCCTTTCCACGGCACTGTTTCATACAACGCCCAAGCTTATCAAATCTCCCCAGATCAAAGTCGATTTCAATATGGCGCATTGTATGCCGATCCTTTACCCATCGGCGGCGCTGGTATTCCTCCTACCTTGTTGATGCAAGATATGCGTCATTATCTTCCAGAGTATTTGCACGAAATTTATCGTCGCAGTCTTCGGGGCGAAGATGATTTGCGAGTTCAAATTTGTATGAGTTTCCAAAAATCGATGTTTTGCGTGACGACAGCAACGATTTTGGGACTGATGCCTCATCCTTTAGATACTAAAGATCCAAATGAGCAAAAAGGCAATCGAGTTTATTTAGAGAAGTGGATGAGTCGGTTACAAACTTCGCGGTTGCTGGATGTGAATAAATGA